In a single window of the Saccharothrix australiensis genome:
- a CDS encoding MFS transporter, with amino-acid sequence MNRRVLVPIAVLLSSAAFPLTITGASVALPGLADDLAASPTAAQWVVTGYNLCFAAFLAFGGSLADLLGKRRLYVSGVVAFLLGSALCAVAGDVGVLVAARLVAGAGAAVATATGQSLLAATFDGRARARVFGALGTVLGAGVALGPTISGFLVDLAGWRAVFGVPAALAALVLLLCPALPAVPGAGGGSVDWLGGGLFTLGLGALIWVSVEAPALGVAHPAVLVGVLVVGAGAIAFARVERRRAAPMFDLALLRDRAFLGYSLVAATMMGLLVPLLVYLPSYFIDVIGLDPTEAGLWMLLLTLPSVLLPGAGAALSRRSPRLLSVGAILVSAVGVVALATIGPGSTPWTLLAPLLLVGAGVGVTTGVVDGLAISSAPTERAGAAAGLFNTARLTTETIALATVGSALTSLAGGQLAGEGFTDALRVVVIALGCLGIVAAVGADALLREKSV; translated from the coding sequence GTGAACCGTCGTGTCCTCGTGCCGATCGCCGTCCTGCTCTCGTCGGCCGCGTTCCCCCTGACCATCACCGGCGCGTCGGTGGCCCTGCCGGGGCTTGCCGACGACCTCGCCGCCTCCCCGACCGCCGCCCAGTGGGTCGTCACCGGCTACAACCTGTGCTTCGCCGCGTTCCTGGCGTTCGGCGGCTCGCTCGCCGACCTGCTCGGCAAGCGCCGCCTCTACGTCTCGGGCGTGGTGGCGTTCCTGCTCGGCAGCGCCCTGTGCGCCGTCGCGGGCGACGTCGGCGTCCTCGTCGCGGCCCGGCTGGTGGCCGGCGCGGGCGCCGCCGTCGCCACCGCGACCGGCCAGTCGCTGCTGGCCGCCACCTTCGACGGGCGCGCCCGCGCCCGCGTGTTCGGCGCGCTCGGCACCGTCCTGGGCGCCGGGGTCGCCCTCGGCCCGACGATCTCGGGGTTCCTGGTCGACCTGGCCGGGTGGCGGGCCGTGTTCGGGGTGCCCGCCGCGCTCGCGGCCCTCGTGCTGCTGCTGTGCCCCGCCCTGCCCGCCGTGCCGGGCGCGGGCGGCGGGTCGGTCGACTGGCTCGGGGGCGGCCTGTTCACGCTCGGGCTCGGCGCGCTGATCTGGGTGTCCGTCGAGGCGCCCGCGCTCGGCGTCGCGCACCCCGCGGTGCTCGTCGGCGTGCTCGTGGTCGGGGCGGGCGCGATCGCGTTCGCCCGCGTCGAACGCCGTCGTGCCGCGCCGATGTTCGACCTGGCGCTGCTGCGCGACCGGGCGTTCCTCGGCTACTCGCTCGTCGCCGCCACCATGATGGGGCTGCTGGTGCCGCTGCTGGTGTACCTGCCGTCCTACTTCATCGACGTCATCGGGCTCGACCCGACCGAGGCGGGCCTGTGGATGCTGCTGCTCACCCTGCCGTCCGTGCTGCTGCCCGGCGCGGGCGCGGCCCTGTCGCGGCGGTCGCCCCGGCTGCTGTCGGTCGGCGCGATCCTGGTGAGCGCGGTCGGCGTGGTCGCGCTCGCCACGATCGGGCCGGGCAGCACGCCGTGGACGCTGCTGGCCCCGCTGCTGCTCGTCGGGGCCGGGGTCGGCGTCACCACGGGCGTCGTGGACGGGCTGGCGATCTCCAGCGCGCCCACCGAGCGGGCGGGCGCGGCCGCCGGCCTGTTCAACACCGCCCGCCTCACCACCGAGACCATCGCGCTGGCGACCGTCGGCTCGGCGTTGACGTCCCTCGCCGGCGGGCAGCTCGCCGGCGAGGGCTTCACCGACGCGCTGCGCGTGGTGGTCATCGCCCTCGGGTGCCTGGGGATCGTGGCCGCGGTCGGCGCGGACGCGTTGCTGCGCGAGAAGTCGGTGTGA
- a CDS encoding DUF2975 domain-containing protein has protein sequence MFSEHRAVAALRVFLVLLFGVLVMFQVLSLPGQFRHMAQESPEHAYLRWPLTAITVFWVLCVQVVVVCTWKLLTLVKKDRIFTEASLVWVDAIVWSITAAWLVLVGVLLYVGFTADDPGAPVLLFLMTIVVTVLGLLMVVMRALLRRATTLRADMEAVI, from the coding sequence ATGTTCTCAGAGCATCGAGCGGTCGCCGCTCTCCGCGTGTTCCTGGTGCTGCTCTTCGGCGTCCTGGTGATGTTCCAGGTGCTGTCGCTGCCCGGTCAGTTCCGGCACATGGCCCAGGAGTCGCCCGAGCACGCGTACCTGAGGTGGCCGTTGACCGCCATCACGGTGTTCTGGGTGCTGTGCGTGCAGGTCGTGGTCGTGTGCACGTGGAAGCTGCTCACCCTGGTGAAGAAGGACCGGATCTTCACCGAGGCGTCCCTGGTGTGGGTGGACGCGATCGTGTGGTCCATCACCGCCGCTTGGCTGGTGCTGGTGGGCGTGCTGCTCTACGTCGGGTTCACCGCGGACGACCCCGGGGCGCCCGTCCTGCTGTTCCTGATGACGATCGTCGTCACCGTGCTGGGGTTGTTGATGGTGGTGATGCGGGCCCTGCTGCGGCGGGCCACTACGCTCCGCGCCGACATGGAAGCGGTGATCTGA
- a CDS encoding helix-turn-helix domain-containing protein, which translates to MPIVVRIDVELAKRKMSVGEFAERVGLTPANVAVLKNGRAKAVRFSTLEAMCRVLDCQPGDLLEWVDE; encoded by the coding sequence ATGCCGATCGTCGTGCGCATCGACGTCGAGCTGGCCAAGCGCAAGATGAGCGTGGGCGAGTTCGCCGAGCGCGTCGGCCTGACGCCGGCGAACGTGGCGGTGCTGAAGAACGGCCGCGCCAAGGCGGTGCGGTTCAGCACCCTGGAGGCCATGTGCCGGGTCCTCGACTGCCAGCCCGGTGACCTGCTGGAGTGGGTCGACGAGTGA
- the rnhA gene encoding ribonuclease HI — translation MVVEIYTDGACSGNPGPGGWGAVLRYGRHEKDLYGGDAGPTTNNRMELMAPIKALESLTRPSAVRIYTDSTYVRNGILSWLGRWKANGWLTSARQPVKNADLWRRLDEAAAPHRVEWHWVKGHAGNVDNERADQLAVRGVREAAGRPARDAADR, via the coding sequence GTGGTGGTGGAGATCTACACCGACGGGGCGTGCAGCGGGAACCCCGGTCCGGGCGGCTGGGGCGCGGTGCTGCGCTACGGGCGGCACGAGAAGGACCTCTACGGCGGCGACGCCGGGCCGACCACGAACAACCGGATGGAGCTGATGGCGCCGATCAAGGCGTTGGAGAGCCTGACCCGGCCGTCCGCGGTGCGCATATACACCGACAGCACCTACGTCCGCAACGGCATCCTGTCGTGGCTGGGCAGGTGGAAGGCCAACGGGTGGCTGACCAGCGCACGCCAACCCGTGAAGAACGCCGACCTGTGGCGCAGGCTGGACGAGGCCGCCGCGCCGCACCGGGTCGAGTGGCACTGGGTCAAGGGCCACGCGGGCAACGTCGACAACGAGCGGGCCGACCAGCTGGCCGTCCGCGGCGTGCGGGAGGCGGCCGGGCGACCGGCCCGCGACGCCGCCGACCGCTGA
- a CDS encoding PLP-dependent aminotransferase family protein, which translates to MPRITTVSSSPVRDLLALTARPEVISFAGGLPAPELFDLDGLRAAFDRALSRRSLQYAPTEGDADLRAHVAARMTARGLPTGAGDLLVTTGSQQALTLVVTALLEPGAVVAVEEPTYLAALQAFQLAGARVVPVASDEHGLVPAALAEVVERERPELLYLVPTFANPTGRTLTAARRAEVAALAERHDLWVVEDDPYSELRYRGEELPALASLSPKVLHLGSFSKIGAPGLRLGWLRAPAELLRTLVIVKQAADLHTSTVDQAAAAAYLDSHDLSAHVRALCAAYRERRDAMVAALPSTFPEGSRWSDPDGGMFVWLTLPGGVDTAELLPKALARDVAFVPGAPFFATAPDRATLRLSFTTNSVAEIGEGMGRLAAALRG; encoded by the coding sequence ATGCCGCGCATCACCACCGTGTCCAGCTCGCCCGTGCGCGACCTGCTGGCGCTCACCGCCCGGCCCGAGGTCATCTCGTTCGCGGGCGGCCTGCCCGCGCCCGAGCTGTTCGACCTCGACGGCCTCCGCGCCGCGTTCGACCGGGCGCTGTCCCGGCGGTCGCTCCAGTACGCGCCCACCGAGGGCGACGCGGACCTGCGCGCCCACGTCGCCGCCCGGATGACCGCGCGCGGCCTGCCCACCGGTGCGGGCGACCTGCTCGTCACCACCGGCTCGCAGCAGGCGCTGACGCTGGTCGTCACGGCCCTGCTGGAGCCCGGCGCGGTGGTGGCGGTGGAGGAGCCGACGTACCTGGCGGCGTTGCAGGCGTTCCAGCTCGCGGGCGCGCGGGTCGTGCCGGTGGCGAGCGACGAGCACGGGCTGGTGCCCGCCGCGCTGGCCGAGGTGGTCGAGCGCGAGCGCCCCGAGCTGCTCTACCTGGTGCCGACGTTCGCCAACCCCACCGGGCGGACGCTGACCGCCGCGCGGCGGGCCGAGGTCGCCGCGCTCGCCGAGCGCCACGACCTGTGGGTGGTGGAGGACGACCCGTACAGCGAGCTGCGCTACCGGGGCGAGGAGCTGCCCGCGCTGGCGTCGCTGAGCCCCAAGGTGCTGCACCTGGGCAGCTTCTCCAAGATCGGCGCGCCCGGCCTGCGGCTGGGCTGGCTGCGCGCGCCCGCCGAGCTGCTGCGCACGCTGGTGATCGTCAAGCAGGCGGCGGACCTGCACACCTCCACCGTCGACCAGGCCGCCGCCGCGGCCTACCTCGACTCGCACGACCTGTCCGCGCACGTCCGGGCACTGTGCGCGGCCTACCGGGAACGCCGCGACGCGATGGTGGCCGCGCTGCCGTCGACCTTCCCGGAGGGCTCCCGGTGGAGCGACCCGGACGGCGGGATGTTCGTGTGGCTCACGCTGCCGGGCGGCGTCGACACCGCGGAGCTGCTGCCGAAGGCGCTCGCGCGCGACGTGGCGTTCGTGCCGGGCGCGCCGTTCTTCGCCACCGCGCCGGACCGGGCCACCCTGCGGCTGTCGTTCACCACCAACTCGGTGGCGGAGATCGGCGAGGGCATGGGGCGGTTGGCCGCCGCCCTGCGCGGGTGA
- a CDS encoding ArsR/SmtB family transcription factor, translating into MTSTFAVLADPRRRAILDVLRAGERPVNDLVEWLALTQPAVSKHLRVLRDAGLVEVRRDAQRRWYRLRTAPLAEVDAWLAPYRRMWADDLGGPGPDRGGQ; encoded by the coding sequence ATGACATCCACGTTCGCGGTGCTCGCCGACCCGCGCCGTCGGGCGATCCTCGACGTGCTGCGCGCGGGCGAGCGGCCCGTCAACGACCTGGTCGAGTGGCTGGCGCTGACCCAGCCCGCGGTGTCCAAGCACCTGAGGGTGCTCCGCGACGCGGGCCTGGTGGAGGTGCGCCGGGACGCCCAGCGGCGCTGGTACCGGCTGCGCACCGCGCCGCTGGCCGAGGTCGACGCCTGGCTCGCGCCGTACCGGCGGATGTGGGCGGACGACCTCGGCGGACCGGGGCCGGACCGGGGCGGGCAATGA
- a CDS encoding S1 family peptidase, giving the protein MRITRLLPALAAAALSLLSLAPNASAAPAAADTEVSPYIIGGGYASNAPWAARLFSNGRQTCSATIIAPTWILTAKHCVSGGGLSFRIGSLNQSSGGTLANGVQTHTHSSDLALVRLDKSVSGTYATLASSSPGAGTSVQVYGWGATSRCGSEINCQSERLKVANVTVSGSCTDAYGGTAICARRGNGITAGGDSGGPMMSGGQQIGVASTSDRQTTTAYTNVTRYRSWIQSIAGV; this is encoded by the coding sequence TTGCGTATCACCAGGTTGCTCCCTGCGCTCGCAGCCGCCGCGCTCTCCCTGCTCAGCCTCGCGCCCAACGCCTCCGCCGCCCCGGCCGCCGCGGACACCGAGGTGTCGCCGTACATCATCGGCGGCGGGTACGCCTCGAACGCGCCGTGGGCCGCGCGGCTGTTCTCCAACGGCAGGCAGACGTGCTCCGCGACCATCATCGCGCCCACGTGGATCCTGACCGCCAAGCACTGCGTCAGCGGCGGTGGCCTGTCCTTCCGGATCGGCAGCCTCAACCAGTCGTCCGGCGGCACCCTGGCCAACGGCGTCCAGACCCACACCCACTCGTCGGACCTGGCCCTGGTCCGGCTCGACAAGTCCGTCTCGGGCACCTACGCCACGCTCGCGTCCAGCTCGCCCGGCGCGGGCACGTCCGTCCAGGTCTACGGCTGGGGCGCCACGTCCCGGTGCGGCTCGGAGATCAACTGCCAGTCCGAGCGCCTGAAGGTCGCGAACGTGACCGTGTCCGGCAGCTGCACCGACGCCTACGGCGGCACGGCGATCTGCGCCCGGCGGGGCAACGGCATCACCGCCGGCGGTGACTCCGGCGGCCCGATGATGTCGGGCGGCCAGCAGATCGGCGTCGCGTCCACCAGTGACCGGCAGACCACCACCGCGTACACCAACGTGACGCGTTACCGCTCCTGGATCCAGTCCATCGCCGGGGTCTGA
- a CDS encoding choice-of-anchor A family protein, giving the protein MSRTHMFGVFGAMALVAAVVLAGIGVADPLPGGLGPCVGPQCPEKFPPVHNGDFAGRDDAVSVFVGGDFLVRYAAAEAEGRVVVGGDFDQNKAAGGSAVYNIGIVGVGSRVPPPEGSDFLVTGGGVSVAEGQRLLAEGGVVRHAGPLTGTVAGTDAPDPNAFDPYAGLAAQLTSASQCYKDAPVTGTARNQGDHTLFTGDGQSPIQVFTLDFDLVSPNGGQQGIVFEGIPEGATVLVNLVGPARRILTYTGELTDDGQLNRMRERLLWNFPDATDVTIGGTAQFQGSTLVGNAGSMTNLTVPGFAGRFFTVGSLTHGGPSNGGQEIHAYPFNGDLPSCAAPTTTTDPTTTTTPTTTTTDPTTTTTDPTTTTTDPTTTTTDPTTTTQPTTTEPTTTTEPTTTTRPTTAPSATGTTSKPTLPTLTLPTLPTRFTTSPIAPFGHGDGDEGHGIGKDHHLSTTGADVGWYVLIGTLLVAGGAMLLMLISRRRRG; this is encoded by the coding sequence ATGTCCCGCACCCACATGTTCGGTGTTTTCGGCGCGATGGCCTTGGTCGCCGCGGTAGTGCTCGCCGGGATCGGCGTCGCGGACCCGCTGCCCGGCGGGCTCGGCCCGTGCGTCGGCCCGCAGTGCCCGGAGAAGTTCCCGCCGGTGCACAACGGCGACTTCGCCGGCCGGGACGACGCGGTCAGCGTCTTCGTCGGCGGGGACTTCCTGGTCCGCTACGCGGCGGCGGAGGCGGAGGGCCGCGTCGTGGTGGGTGGCGACTTCGACCAGAACAAGGCGGCCGGCGGGTCGGCCGTCTACAACATCGGCATCGTCGGCGTCGGCTCGCGCGTGCCACCGCCCGAGGGGTCGGACTTCCTGGTCACCGGCGGCGGGGTGTCCGTCGCCGAGGGGCAGCGGCTGCTCGCGGAGGGCGGCGTCGTGCGCCACGCCGGTCCGCTCACCGGCACCGTCGCCGGCACGGACGCGCCGGACCCGAACGCGTTCGACCCGTACGCCGGGCTGGCCGCGCAGCTCACCTCGGCCAGCCAGTGCTACAAGGACGCGCCCGTGACCGGCACGGCCCGGAACCAGGGCGACCACACCCTGTTCACGGGTGACGGCCAGTCGCCGATCCAGGTGTTCACCCTGGACTTCGACCTCGTCTCGCCGAACGGCGGCCAGCAGGGCATCGTGTTCGAGGGCATCCCGGAGGGCGCCACGGTGCTGGTCAACCTGGTGGGCCCGGCGCGCCGGATCCTCACCTACACCGGCGAGCTGACCGACGACGGGCAGCTCAACCGGATGCGCGAGCGCCTGCTGTGGAACTTCCCGGACGCGACCGACGTGACGATCGGCGGCACGGCGCAGTTCCAGGGCAGCACGCTGGTGGGCAACGCGGGCAGCATGACGAACCTGACCGTGCCGGGCTTCGCCGGTCGCTTCTTCACGGTGGGCTCGCTGACCCACGGCGGCCCGTCGAACGGCGGCCAGGAGATCCACGCCTACCCGTTCAACGGAGACCTGCCGTCGTGCGCGGCGCCGACCACGACGACCGACCCGACCACGACGACCACGCCCACGACCACCACCACCGATCCGACCACCACCACGACCGACCCGACCACGACCACGACCGACCCGACGACCACCACCACTGACCCGACGACCACGACCCAGCCGACCACGACGGAGCCGACCACCACGACGGAGCCGACCACGACGACCCGGCCGACGACCGCACCCTCGGCGACGGGCACGACGAGCAAGCCGACCCTCCCGACGCTGACGCTGCCCACCCTCCCGACGCGCTTCACCACCTCGCCCATCGCGCCGTTCGGCCACGGCGACGGCGACGAGGGCCACGGCATCGGCAAGGACCACCACCTGTCCACCACCGGCGCGGACGTCGGCTGGTACGTCCTCATCGGCACCCTGCTGGTGGCGGGCGGCGCGATGCTGCTGATGCTGATCAGCCGCAGGCGTCGCGGCTGA
- a CDS encoding DNA polymerase IV, with protein MSEQDWVLHVDLDQFVAAVEVARRPWLRGRPVVVGGVGDPTRRGVVATASYEAREFGVRSGMPLRVAARRCPDAVFLPSDAPAYEAVSERVMAVLRELPAVVEVIGWDEAFLGARTADPEALAAVVRATVAERTGLSCSVGIGDNKLRAKLATGFAKPAGVYRLTAGNWVAVMADRPVTALWGVGGRTAAKLAGVGVRTVADLARSDPAELAGHFGPATGPHLRRLALGAGDPVVSATPWVARSRGRETTFQEDLTSVDEIRGQVSALARRVARDLREEGRPAVRVVVKVRFAPFSTATHGVPLPEPSAEAEVIERCALAALARFELTRAVRLLGVRAEFAVPPDPSEPTG; from the coding sequence GTGTCCGAACAGGACTGGGTCCTGCACGTGGACCTCGACCAGTTCGTCGCGGCGGTCGAGGTCGCGCGGCGGCCCTGGTTGCGGGGCAGGCCGGTGGTCGTCGGCGGCGTCGGCGACCCGACCCGGCGCGGCGTGGTGGCGACCGCGTCCTACGAGGCGCGCGAGTTCGGCGTCCGCTCCGGGATGCCGTTGCGGGTCGCCGCGCGGCGCTGCCCGGACGCGGTGTTCCTGCCGTCCGACGCGCCCGCCTACGAGGCGGTGTCCGAGCGGGTGATGGCCGTGTTGCGGGAACTGCCCGCCGTGGTCGAGGTCATCGGGTGGGACGAGGCGTTCCTGGGCGCGCGGACGGCCGACCCGGAGGCGTTGGCGGCGGTGGTGCGCGCGACCGTCGCCGAGCGGACGGGGCTGTCCTGCTCGGTCGGCATCGGGGACAACAAGCTGCGGGCCAAGCTCGCGACCGGTTTCGCCAAGCCCGCCGGCGTCTACCGGCTGACCGCGGGCAACTGGGTGGCGGTGATGGCCGACCGGCCCGTGACGGCGCTGTGGGGCGTCGGCGGCCGGACGGCGGCGAAGCTCGCGGGCGTGGGCGTCCGCACGGTCGCGGACCTGGCGCGGTCCGACCCGGCGGAGCTGGCCGGCCACTTCGGACCCGCGACCGGGCCGCACCTGCGCCGGTTGGCGCTCGGCGCGGGCGACCCGGTGGTGAGCGCGACGCCGTGGGTGGCGCGGTCACGGGGCCGGGAGACCACCTTCCAGGAGGACTTGACGTCGGTCGACGAGATCCGCGGGCAGGTGTCGGCGCTGGCCCGGCGGGTGGCGCGGGACCTGCGGGAGGAGGGGCGGCCGGCCGTGCGGGTCGTGGTGAAGGTGCGGTTCGCGCCGTTCTCCACCGCCACGCACGGCGTGCCGCTGCCCGAGCCGAGCGCCGAGGCGGAGGTGATCGAGCGGTGCGCGCTGGCGGCGCTGGCGAGGTTCGAGCTGACGCGGGCGGTCCGGTTGCTGGGCGTGCGCGCGGAGTTCGCCGTGCCGCCCGACCCGTCCGAACCGACCGGGTGA
- a CDS encoding DUF309 domain-containing protein, whose protein sequence is MEGNPRDRDDTGRARNARPRDGLGRPLPYGAPGVERQPEGVPRTAGEALTEAQRLLDDGKPFHAHEVLEDAWKSAPEEERELWRGLAQLAVGLTHLARGNRKGARSLLERGARNIEPYRASPPHGVDVAGLVAWAETGTPAPPRLTGEA, encoded by the coding sequence GTGGAAGGCAACCCCCGCGACCGCGACGACACCGGCCGAGCCCGCAACGCACGCCCCCGCGACGGCCTGGGCCGACCGCTGCCCTACGGCGCGCCGGGCGTCGAACGCCAACCCGAGGGCGTGCCGCGCACCGCGGGCGAGGCGTTGACCGAGGCGCAGCGGCTGCTCGACGACGGCAAGCCGTTCCACGCGCACGAGGTGCTGGAGGACGCGTGGAAGTCCGCGCCCGAGGAGGAGCGCGAGCTGTGGCGCGGGCTGGCGCAGCTCGCGGTCGGCCTGACCCACCTGGCGCGCGGCAACCGCAAGGGCGCGCGGAGCCTGCTGGAGCGGGGAGCGCGCAACATCGAGCCGTACCGCGCCTCACCTCCGCACGGCGTGGACGTGGCCGGGCTGGTGGCGTGGGCGGAGACGGGCACCCCCGCGCCGCCCCGCCTGACCGGCGAGGCATGA
- a CDS encoding EI24 domain-containing protein, translating to MLRDFSTGVGLLAKGFGLVFRSPKLLLIGAIPALITSALLIGSLVALGVWIDDIAAWVTPFADGWNEALRTATRFAAGVSIIGAYVAVGLLLFSALTLVIGGPFYEHIAETVEDEQLGGVPEAQRVSWGRSAAVGIRDAVVLVGLAVLCAIPLFLAGFIPVVGQTVVPVVAVCVNATLLGIELTGIPFTRRGLKLDVRRRVLRKRRALTLGFAVPTYLLTLIPLAALVVFPAAMAGGTVLAHRLLHDDLR from the coding sequence GTGCTGCGCGACTTCTCCACCGGCGTCGGGTTGTTGGCCAAGGGCTTCGGGTTGGTGTTCCGGTCGCCGAAGCTGCTGCTGATCGGCGCGATCCCGGCGCTGATCACGAGCGCGCTGCTGATCGGCAGCCTGGTCGCGCTGGGCGTGTGGATCGACGACATCGCCGCGTGGGTCACCCCCTTCGCCGACGGCTGGAACGAGGCGCTGCGCACGGCCACCCGGTTCGCGGCGGGCGTGTCGATCATCGGCGCGTACGTGGCCGTCGGGCTGCTGCTGTTCTCCGCGCTCACGCTGGTCATCGGCGGACCGTTCTACGAGCACATCGCCGAGACCGTCGAGGACGAGCAGCTCGGCGGCGTGCCCGAGGCGCAGCGGGTGAGCTGGGGCCGCTCGGCCGCCGTGGGCATCCGGGACGCGGTCGTGCTGGTGGGCCTGGCGGTCCTGTGCGCGATCCCGCTGTTCCTCGCCGGGTTCATCCCGGTCGTCGGGCAGACGGTGGTGCCGGTGGTCGCGGTCTGCGTCAACGCCACGCTGCTCGGCATCGAGCTGACCGGCATCCCGTTCACCCGGCGCGGCCTCAAGCTGGACGTGCGCCGCCGGGTGCTGCGCAAGCGCCGCGCCCTGACGCTCGGGTTCGCCGTGCCCACCTACCTGCTGACCCTGATCCCGCTGGCGGCGCTGGTGGTCTTCCCGGCGGCGATGGCGGGCGGCACGGTCCTCGCGCACCGCCTGCTCCACGACGACCTCAGGTGA
- a CDS encoding beta-propeller domain-containing protein, translated as MTRWTWGRRAGLLGGAALVAVTSAASAVPAVLDGGAPPPAGRDVPVELVAFDGCDAALAGLRAAMAPHVGAYGPAGRAYAHLETTAADALPAPAGVAQKAVPEHSSTTVHEAGVDEPDLVKTDGGRVVTVVDGRLRVVDVASRALTGTLDLPAGNASNLLLHGDRALVVSASPQVVDDIGIAPGGFAPEQGATLTLVDLAGAPKVAGTLEVDGRYVDARQVGDVVRVVVHSAPRLPWVYPEGGRSEAEALLRNREVVATAPVDAWLPRYARTTADGTRDTGALVACDRVSHPARHSATSLLSVLTFDFPGELGTGDAVSIVADGDTVYGTGGSLYIADDHHLSPGAPRLPAPPAETAVHQFDVSAPGPPRHVASGRVKGTLLNQYSLSEHEGHLRVATTSFDAPGIPERPPASQSAVTVLRRDGADLVEVGRVDGLGLGERVHAVRFLGPLGYVVTFRETDPLYTLDLADPANPRRSGELKINGYSAHLHPAGEGKLIGVGQEATDQGRALGTQVSLFDVSDAAAPKRVAAHHVPGGSSEAEYDPHAFLHWPARDLLVLPVLTYPTAERSTAPPSGGVLVLRLRDNAFTEVGTVRHASAPDHDPGVRRALVVGDDLWTVSAAGLRVSGLDGLAERAWVPFT; from the coding sequence ATGACGCGATGGACGTGGGGCAGGCGGGCGGGGCTGCTCGGTGGCGCGGCCCTGGTGGCGGTGACGAGCGCGGCGTCCGCCGTGCCCGCGGTGCTCGACGGCGGCGCGCCACCGCCCGCCGGGCGGGACGTGCCGGTGGAGCTGGTCGCGTTCGACGGCTGCGACGCGGCGCTGGCGGGGCTGCGGGCGGCGATGGCGCCGCACGTCGGCGCGTACGGGCCGGCCGGCCGGGCCTACGCGCACCTGGAGACGACCGCCGCCGACGCGCTGCCCGCGCCGGCGGGCGTCGCGCAAAAGGCCGTGCCGGAGCACTCGTCGACCACCGTGCACGAGGCCGGCGTGGACGAGCCGGACCTGGTGAAGACCGACGGCGGCCGGGTGGTCACGGTGGTCGACGGCAGGCTGCGCGTGGTCGACGTCGCGTCCCGCGCGCTCACCGGCACGCTCGACCTGCCCGCCGGGAACGCGTCGAACCTGCTGCTGCACGGCGACCGCGCGCTGGTGGTCTCCGCGTCGCCGCAGGTCGTCGACGACATCGGCATCGCGCCCGGCGGGTTCGCGCCCGAGCAGGGCGCGACCCTGACCCTGGTCGACCTGGCGGGCGCGCCGAAGGTCGCCGGCACGCTGGAGGTCGACGGGCGGTACGTCGACGCGCGGCAGGTCGGCGACGTCGTGCGGGTGGTCGTCCACTCCGCGCCGCGGCTGCCGTGGGTGTACCCGGAGGGCGGCCGGTCGGAGGCGGAGGCCCTGCTCCGCAACCGCGAGGTCGTCGCCACCGCGCCCGTCGACGCGTGGCTGCCGCGCTACGCGCGCACCACCGCCGACGGCACGCGCGACACCGGCGCGCTGGTCGCGTGCGACCGGGTCAGCCACCCCGCGCGGCACTCGGCGACGTCCCTGCTGTCGGTGCTGACCTTCGACTTCCCCGGCGAGCTGGGCACGGGCGACGCGGTGTCGATCGTCGCCGACGGCGACACCGTCTACGGCACGGGCGGCTCGCTCTACATCGCCGACGACCACCACCTGTCGCCCGGCGCGCCCCGGCTGCCCGCGCCGCCCGCCGAGACCGCGGTCCACCAGTTCGACGTGTCCGCGCCCGGCCCGCCCCGGCACGTGGCGTCGGGCCGGGTGAAGGGGACGCTGCTCAACCAGTACTCGCTGTCCGAGCACGAGGGGCACCTGCGGGTCGCGACGACCTCGTTCGACGCGCCCGGCATCCCGGAGCGCCCGCCCGCCTCGCAGAGCGCCGTGACGGTGCTCCGGCGCGACGGCGCGGACCTGGTCGAGGTCGGCCGGGTCGACGGGCTGGGCCTCGGCGAGCGCGTCCACGCCGTCCGGTTCCTGGGGCCGCTCGGGTACGTCGTGACGTTCCGGGAGACCGACCCCCTCTACACCCTCGACCTCGCCGACCCGGCGAACCCGCGCCGGTCCGGCGAGCTGAAGATCAACGGGTACTCCGCCCACCTGCACCCGGCGGGCGAGGGGAAGCTGATCGGCGTCGGCCAGGAGGCCACCGACCAGGGCCGCGCGCTGGGCACGCAGGTGTCGCTGTTCGACGTGTCGGACGCCGCCGCGCCGAAGCGGGTCGCCGCCCACCACGTGCCGGGCGGCAGCTCGGAGGCCGAGTACGACCCGCACGCGTTCCTGCACTGGCCCGCCCGCGACCTGCTGGTGCTGCCGGTCCTGACCTACCCGACGGCGGAGCGGTCGACCGCTCCGCCGTCGGGCGGCGTGCTGGTGCTCCGCTTGCGGGACAACGCTTTCACGGAGGTCGGGACGGTGCGGCACGCGTCCGCGCCGGACCACGACCCCGGTGTGCGGCGGGCGCTGGTCGTCGGCGACGACCTGTGGACGGTGTCGGCGGCGGGACTGCGGGTGAGCGGGCTCGACGGGCTGGCGGAGCGGGCGTGGGTGCCGTTCACCTGA